GCGCTGTATTCCATCACCGCCAATAACTGACCCGGTATCATACGACCGATCCTGTAGCAAGAAGGCGGGCGATGGCGTACCATCGGGATTGGCTGGGAAAGCGGCTGGGTCGGCATAAGTAGTGCTTACATCGTCCAGGTAATCAGTAGTAGTAAAGTGATATACCAATTCCGCTCCTATATTAATACGCTCATTTAGCGAGTACTTCATACCTACACCAAATGGTACGCTAAAAGCCATTGAGCTATACTGCTTGCGCTCAGGATAGATACTACTGCCTTGTCCTTCTGTGCCCAGCTGACGCAGGTAGTATTTATCACTACCCAAAAAGGCATAGGGATCGTAATTAAAGACACCGATACCTAAGGTAATGTATGGTGTAAACCTATAATTAGGATCGCCGGGTAAAAAACGATAGAAGTTAAAATCGCCCTGTACGGCTAACTCCCAAATATTGGAGTTGAACGAAAGGTTACGACGCCGCTGATACTCATTATGCGTATTGTATTTATCGGAGTAACCAATCTGGGCATAGCTGGCATTGACCCTTGCCGCAATGTAGTTACCAAAGTTTTTACGAAAGAAAAGGCTGGCCGCTATCTTAGGCCGGTTAAACTGCGGGCGGGAATTAAGATCACCAAAGTAGTGCGCCACACCAACACCTAATCCAAACTCACCTTCCTGTTGTACGGGCTCCTGTGCACATAGTGACAGAGAGAATAATAAAGTAAAAGCTAGCAGTCCTGTTTTCATAAACAAACTAAATCAAT
This genomic interval from Flavisolibacter tropicus contains the following:
- a CDS encoding DUF6089 family protein: MKTGLLAFTLLFSLSLCAQEPVQQEGEFGLGVGVAHYFGDLNSRPQFNRPKIAASLFFRKNFGNYIAARVNASYAQIGYSDKYNTHNEYQRRRNLSFNSNIWELAVQGDFNFYRFLPGDPNYRFTPYITLGIGVFNYDPYAFLGSDKYYLRQLGTEGQGSSIYPERKQYSSMAFSVPFGVGMKYSLNERINIGAELVYHFTTTDYLDDVSTTYADPAAFPANPDGTPSPAFLLQDRSYDTGSVIGGDGIQRGNSRQNDQFATLLFYLSFNLQSYKCPSASEKKGY